In Anaerolineales bacterium, one DNA window encodes the following:
- a CDS encoding SDR family NAD(P)-dependent oxidoreductase, giving the protein MRLAHKIAIITGGGRGIGRAVALEFAAQGADVVVCARTKDEIKNVAAEIRAQGRKALAVVCDVSDEEQVKNMVKETLDAFGRIDILINNAGVGGMRPVWGMTKTAFESILAVNLIGTFLCSKHVWRPMREAGSGSIINVSSLGGLYGYKLLSAYCASKWGQIGFTKACAEEGKADNIRVNAIAPGKADTAFRTQIEEDKTRMLKAEDHVGACVFLASDEARYITGQVIPIEWYETPEPFQD; this is encoded by the coding sequence ATGCGACTTGCACACAAGATCGCCATCATAACAGGCGGCGGGCGCGGGATCGGCCGGGCCGTCGCCCTCGAATTCGCCGCACAGGGAGCGGACGTCGTGGTTTGCGCGCGGACGAAAGATGAAATCAAAAATGTCGCTGCGGAGATCCGCGCACAAGGACGGAAAGCACTGGCCGTCGTATGCGACGTTTCCGATGAAGAACAAGTCAAGAACATGGTAAAGGAAACGCTGGATGCATTCGGCCGCATCGATATCCTGATCAACAACGCTGGCGTTGGCGGCATGCGGCCTGTGTGGGGAATGACGAAGACCGCCTTTGAATCCATCCTCGCCGTCAATCTCATTGGTACCTTTCTGTGCAGCAAGCACGTCTGGCGGCCGATGCGCGAAGCCGGCAGCGGCTCGATCATCAACGTCTCTTCTCTGGGAGGCCTCTATGGATATAAGCTTTTGAGTGCATATTGTGCCAGTAAGTGGGGACAGATCGGATTTACCAAAGCGTGCGCCGAGGAAGGTAAGGCGGACAACATCCGTGTCAATGCGATCGCACCCGGCAAGGCGGATACCGCCTTCCGCACACAGATCGAAGAAGATAAGACCCGCATGTTGAAAGCCGAAGATCACGTCGGCGCTTGCGTTTTCCTGGCATCAGACGAAGCGCGGTACATCACGGGTCAGGTCATCCCCATCGAATGGTACGAGACTCCAGAGCCGTTCCAGGATTGA